One Parachlamydia sp. AcF125 DNA segment encodes these proteins:
- a CDS encoding glycosyltransferase family 2 protein, whose product MNKVAIILVTYNSQLHLPKAMECLEKQSLQPTQIIIVDTGSTDKSYLLKYQKNPVVEVVYAPQDAGFCVGNNIGWEKLAASIEYVFFLNPDAFLTESYLEQAVCIMRNPSHRACGALTGITLRYDMQNNRSTSIYDTTGIFKTWYGRWYDRAQGEIYEPGRFPTIEKIPAICGAVLFCRKKAVDAVLISNKEVFNSNFYMYKEDIDLSLRLQKKKWHLLFHPDLLAYHCRGWTPRRQNMPRKMRLYSAQNELKINFKHSFPFGAAYSFLKYCAVKFFDK is encoded by the coding sequence ATGAATAAGGTAGCCATCATTCTGGTGACTTATAATAGTCAGTTGCATCTTCCTAAAGCCATGGAGTGTTTAGAAAAACAAAGCTTGCAGCCCACCCAAATCATTATTGTGGATACCGGCTCCACAGACAAAAGTTACCTACTAAAATATCAGAAAAATCCTGTAGTAGAGGTTGTCTATGCGCCACAAGATGCGGGCTTTTGCGTAGGCAATAACATAGGCTGGGAAAAACTAGCAGCAAGCATTGAATATGTGTTTTTCCTAAATCCCGATGCCTTTTTAACAGAGTCGTATTTAGAACAAGCCGTATGCATTATGCGAAATCCCTCCCATCGTGCATGTGGAGCCTTGACAGGGATTACCTTGAGATACGACATGCAGAACAATCGTTCCACAAGCATCTACGATACGACAGGCATTTTTAAAACATGGTATGGCCGGTGGTATGATCGCGCGCAAGGAGAGATTTACGAACCAGGACGTTTCCCTACGATTGAAAAAATTCCGGCCATCTGTGGAGCTGTTTTGTTTTGTCGCAAAAAAGCCGTAGATGCCGTTTTAATTTCTAATAAAGAGGTCTTTAACAGTAATTTTTACATGTATAAGGAAGATATCGATCTTTCTTTAAGGCTTCAAAAGAAAAAGTGGCACCTTCTTTTTCATCCCGATCTCCTGGCTTACCATTGCAGGGGATGGACCCCTCGCCGCCAAAATATGCCTCGAAAAATGAGGCTTTATTCTGCTCAAAATGAGCTCAAAATAAACTTTAAGCACTCTTTTCCTTTTGGAGCCGCCTATTCCTTTTTAAAATATTGCGCAGTTAAGTTTTTTGACAAATGA
- a CDS encoding GNAT family N-acetyltransferase has protein sequence MCFYKSNPLPTVETRAFTSALASFKKLEQLPSIQKSLKLLEETFSSQVKLKHPRDVYPLYQALNFVTNEVAKKSLYELSNSWRKVLKALNHRQIYRKGLGPTYLDTTIAQKILTQGLAKLQNSIAITSMDLKNKSQLRKVVNYLLMTDREAFGACFQKGFFQHILKSKRVRCVAACNKKNEMVGILWGFLAYYQNQQIFHFWELSRSPSMAHMGIARKLIDYAKQQQRAYPKLKFATLHVEAQNLRAKGIYARENFAANSEKERIKVFMANKLDSSSNIPLKAKVSKKIVRNFVLNTIPFYKLLYYELLRRCELIWRACWYR, from the coding sequence ATGTGCTTTTATAAATCTAATCCTCTCCCTACAGTAGAAACCCGCGCTTTTACTTCCGCTTTAGCAAGTTTTAAAAAATTGGAGCAATTACCCTCTATTCAAAAATCCCTCAAGCTACTTGAGGAAACTTTTTCTTCTCAGGTAAAGCTCAAGCATCCTCGCGATGTTTATCCTCTCTATCAAGCTCTTAATTTCGTGACAAACGAAGTCGCTAAAAAATCTCTTTACGAATTAAGCAATTCTTGGAGAAAAGTTTTAAAGGCATTAAATCATCGCCAGATTTACCGAAAAGGTTTAGGTCCAACTTACTTGGATACAACCATCGCCCAAAAAATTTTAACCCAAGGCCTTGCTAAATTGCAAAACTCCATCGCGATAACCTCTATGGATCTAAAAAATAAATCACAACTTCGCAAAGTCGTAAATTACTTATTGATGACCGACCGAGAAGCTTTTGGCGCTTGTTTTCAAAAGGGATTTTTCCAACATATTTTAAAATCGAAGAGGGTTAGATGCGTAGCAGCCTGCAATAAAAAAAATGAAATGGTAGGGATTTTGTGGGGCTTTTTAGCCTATTATCAAAACCAGCAGATTTTTCACTTTTGGGAGCTTTCTCGAAGCCCCTCTATGGCGCATATGGGTATAGCCAGAAAACTTATCGACTATGCTAAACAGCAACAGCGCGCATATCCTAAGCTGAAATTTGCGACGCTGCATGTAGAGGCCCAAAATTTGCGCGCCAAAGGGATTTACGCCAGAGAAAATTTTGCAGCTAATAGCGAGAAAGAACGTATAAAAGTTTTTATGGCAAATAAACTAGATTCTAGCTCAAATATTCCCCTGAAAGCTAAGGTTTCCAAAAAAATAGTGAGAAATTTTGTTCTAAACACCATTCCTTTTTATAAGCTCCTCTATTATGAATTGCTGCGTAGATGTGAATTAATTTGGAGAGCGTGTTGGTACAGATAA
- a CDS encoding GTPase domain-containing protein, with translation MVFSTPSSSVSNNPLILPPTLPQAQQTPSSEMATIASQAIQSGQIYKAKSLDNFSADLLPSDKQADLSLITSLFSSRTTDRLPALQIVKSWNSAEGTVILARDSKEELQAYVQKNGQIAQVSAEWIVGIPKEIRKDARKLASYLEDTYIHLSPLEGGYKLYINPRLRGGGNGDGSSSSSSAPAADRLDKEVIDLIKGAIEHAKKAREKDIIALIGNTGTGKSTAVNHLLGIQMKWVRERGGGNIQAANPEEEIAKIGHRPATSETLYAHVYEKPGEPLIFADCGGFFDTRGVNQDIGVVTSLKLTLENARSVKLVLCFDSSTIQTDRAIHFSQAVNLALGTLLKDYKKYGNSILILFTKPKADPSGRMFDSQVAYELLEEIMNDLHEGPQKEFYKFLLRDNGKYLCVCNPLSPASREENRHILSQMGSIQNPQNAFQPAYSAHSQLKLLEEMTAIAVGGSELYTRYFYNREAIEGYEKEIANLTAKITSIRASIQTLGNGENDPDAIKAAEQTIIEQNKDLAKQQEDNIKLLEGKIEEIKAKIEAIQAKIDLLDKKGEEEEEYWKDRIDQEGINIESKTTIIETNKRSGFLGFGGGSSRKETVTSTVDKREIHRDFNYRGPEIARIEKDPAEGNCWSEENQTANSYSIHYTTGKGEAARASVKVFVKNKHLPEHLTQRGGYAQEIATEQAEINKCNLDIAEDQKRIHQAEKAITAKGTVLEKLAQYKKSVEELEDSKKDLEEKLHARQKENTEVEEKIQGQKEEFEFLKDYLELSRDNQLKAKEIIAKFLSQDKEYAEVGNA, from the coding sequence ATGGTATTTTCTACCCCCTCTTCTTCTGTCTCTAACAATCCATTGATTTTACCCCCAACTCTTCCCCAGGCCCAACAAACCCCTTCATCAGAGATGGCCACGATAGCTTCCCAAGCTATACAGAGCGGCCAAATTTATAAAGCAAAAAGCTTGGATAACTTTTCCGCGGACCTTCTACCCTCTGATAAGCAGGCGGATCTTTCTCTTATCACTTCTCTTTTCTCCTCTCGTACAACAGATCGCCTTCCTGCCCTACAAATTGTTAAGAGTTGGAATAGCGCAGAAGGAACAGTGATATTAGCAAGAGATTCTAAAGAAGAGCTACAAGCCTACGTTCAAAAAAATGGCCAGATAGCTCAAGTTTCAGCAGAGTGGATTGTAGGCATTCCCAAGGAAATTCGAAAAGATGCCCGAAAGCTTGCTTCTTATTTAGAAGATACCTATATCCACCTAAGCCCTTTAGAAGGGGGCTACAAGCTCTACATTAACCCAAGGTTAAGAGGAGGAGGCAACGGAGATGGAAGCAGCTCCTCCTCATCCGCACCAGCCGCAGATAGGTTAGATAAGGAGGTCATCGATCTAATCAAAGGGGCTATAGAGCATGCGAAAAAGGCCCGCGAAAAAGATATTATCGCTTTAATTGGAAATACAGGCACAGGTAAGAGTACAGCGGTCAATCATTTGCTAGGAATCCAGATGAAATGGGTAAGAGAACGAGGAGGAGGCAATATTCAAGCCGCAAATCCAGAAGAGGAAATTGCTAAAATTGGCCATCGACCAGCCACCTCGGAAACGCTCTATGCGCATGTCTATGAAAAACCAGGCGAGCCCCTTATCTTCGCTGATTGCGGAGGATTTTTTGATACAAGAGGCGTTAATCAAGATATTGGAGTAGTAACCTCTTTAAAATTAACTTTAGAAAATGCGCGCAGTGTAAAATTAGTTTTATGTTTCGACTCTTCTACCATTCAAACGGATAGGGCTATTCATTTCTCTCAAGCTGTTAATTTAGCTTTGGGAACTCTTTTGAAAGATTACAAAAAATACGGAAACTCTATTCTTATTCTGTTTACCAAGCCTAAAGCAGACCCAAGTGGACGAATGTTTGATTCTCAAGTTGCGTATGAGCTCTTGGAGGAAATCATGAATGACCTACATGAAGGACCTCAGAAAGAGTTCTATAAATTTCTACTAAGGGACAATGGCAAATATCTATGTGTATGCAATCCTTTATCACCTGCCTCACGCGAGGAAAACCGCCATATTTTAAGCCAGATGGGTTCTATTCAAAATCCCCAAAATGCCTTTCAACCGGCTTATTCAGCACATTCGCAACTTAAGCTTTTGGAAGAAATGACAGCTATAGCTGTAGGCGGAAGCGAATTATATACCCGTTATTTTTACAATCGAGAAGCCATTGAAGGGTATGAAAAAGAAATTGCGAACTTAACGGCCAAAATAACAAGTATTCGCGCTTCTATTCAAACACTTGGAAATGGAGAGAATGATCCAGATGCCATTAAAGCAGCGGAACAAACGATTATTGAACAAAATAAAGATCTAGCTAAGCAACAAGAAGACAATATTAAGCTTCTTGAGGGCAAAATCGAAGAGATTAAGGCTAAAATCGAAGCTATCCAAGCAAAAATAGACCTATTAGATAAAAAAGGGGAAGAAGAAGAAGAGTATTGGAAAGACCGGATTGATCAAGAAGGGATCAATATTGAAAGCAAAACAACGATAATTGAAACCAATAAAAGATCGGGCTTTTTGGGTTTTGGGGGAGGAAGTAGTCGAAAAGAGACAGTTACCTCTACCGTAGACAAACGAGAAATTCATAGAGACTTTAATTACCGGGGGCCAGAAATCGCACGCATAGAAAAAGACCCTGCTGAAGGAAATTGTTGGTCAGAGGAAAACCAGACTGCGAATTCCTACTCTATCCATTATACCACAGGTAAAGGAGAAGCAGCTAGAGCAAGTGTTAAGGTATTTGTTAAAAACAAACATTTGCCTGAACACCTAACACAAAGAGGGGGATACGCTCAAGAAATTGCCACGGAGCAAGCAGAAATTAATAAATGTAACTTAGACATTGCTGAAGATCAAAAAAGGATTCATCAGGCTGAAAAGGCCATTACAGCCAAGGGAACCGTTCTAGAGAAATTAGCTCAGTATAAAAAGAGTGTAGAGGAACTCGAAGATTCTAAAAAGGATTTAGAGGAAAAGTTGCATGCTCGCCAAAAAGAAAATACAGAAGTAGAAGAAAAGATTCAGGGCCAAAAAGAGGAATTTGAATTTTTAAAAGATTACCTTGAACTAAGCCGTGATAACCAATTAAAAGCCAAAGAAATTATCGCTAAATTTCTTAGCCAAGATAAGGAATATGCGGAGGTAGGAAATGCATAA
- a CDS encoding GTPase, producing MHNINCYQPSLQTDLNPFLTEGILKTYRLSKHEKIKIIFDEIKGMKGIWEEEGVQKEIPFWDFVGIPKSLQFNFYKLKEFLNDTYITLNRSHDHQLTVFIKHPLKGGGNSHSSHTQSHHTQSPPPPHNTVVNYSAGFPIRNLEKSNPPTILGITFGKYINESGGVGHSHYSVTYQSPLADLKPFVKITVWKKDYYGAELGRLRSLKSTTEQKKSAEITKKSQVEKVKNSVNLALQAVATNKSEFQSKIQAEKQLSDELNAVKNKVQNHANALSALLRDFEQEKSTIKALIEFIPLVNRIGMNILQPMPPSIQQFMARDTYLDAQITGEINKDHLLGATVVSLSEIMAAADAAKGKEIIALIGNTGTGKSTAVNHLLGLKMRFTREKGGIIEVAEGEQEIAKIGHRKCTSETLYTQIYKREGSPFTFADCGGFLDTRGVTTDIQVAASLKLTLENAKNVKLILCFDSSLVASDRAIHFGKTVNLALGTFLRNYKEHPNSVLVLLTKPTIDPDGHLFDSQDAYEIIEELMQDLQAGPQKDLYQFLLREKGKYLQVYNPLEDASRDHVHELLKPMASIQNTKEAFQVAYSADTQLNLLEEMIKIADKANQIYQDHARLSKKLEEERQEEKRREAQLTNLQAQKNTLEESIKKDEEYIRSHSAAQVLDKQLKDSDQELARLDQEIKKIETEIKAKDTTESIQYVSHGGTFSIE from the coding sequence ATGCATAATATTAATTGTTATCAACCAAGCCTTCAAACTGACTTGAATCCCTTTTTAACAGAAGGGATTCTCAAAACATACCGACTTTCCAAACATGAAAAAATAAAAATTATATTTGACGAGATAAAAGGAATGAAAGGGATTTGGGAAGAAGAAGGAGTGCAAAAAGAGATTCCTTTTTGGGATTTTGTTGGAATTCCTAAAAGCTTGCAATTTAATTTTTATAAGTTAAAAGAATTCTTAAATGATACCTATATTACACTTAATCGATCCCATGATCATCAATTAACAGTGTTTATCAAGCACCCCCTAAAGGGAGGAGGCAATAGCCATTCTAGCCATACGCAATCTCACCATACTCAGTCTCCTCCTCCTCCTCATAATACTGTAGTCAATTACAGCGCTGGATTCCCCATAAGAAATCTAGAAAAATCTAACCCACCTACCATTTTAGGCATTACCTTCGGGAAGTACATTAATGAATCTGGAGGGGTAGGACACTCCCATTATTCTGTCACTTATCAGTCCCCCTTAGCGGATCTTAAGCCATTTGTAAAGATTACTGTATGGAAGAAAGATTACTATGGTGCTGAACTTGGTAGATTGCGCTCTTTGAAGTCCACCACTGAGCAAAAAAAAAGCGCGGAAATAACCAAAAAAAGCCAAGTTGAAAAGGTTAAAAATAGCGTAAATTTAGCTTTGCAAGCCGTTGCAACCAACAAGTCTGAATTTCAAAGTAAAATCCAAGCAGAAAAGCAATTGTCAGATGAATTAAACGCCGTTAAAAACAAAGTCCAAAACCATGCAAACGCTCTATCTGCTTTACTCCGTGATTTTGAGCAAGAAAAGTCTACTATCAAAGCCTTGATCGAATTTATCCCCCTTGTCAATCGTATAGGCATGAATATCTTGCAGCCTATGCCTCCCTCTATCCAACAATTTATGGCTAGAGATACCTATCTTGATGCGCAGATTACGGGTGAGATTAATAAAGACCATCTTCTGGGAGCAACTGTCGTTTCTCTTAGTGAAATTATGGCAGCTGCTGATGCAGCCAAAGGAAAAGAGATTATTGCTTTGATCGGAAATACCGGTACAGGTAAAAGCACAGCGGTCAATCACCTCTTAGGACTAAAGATGAGATTTACCCGTGAAAAAGGGGGGATCATAGAAGTTGCAGAAGGAGAGCAAGAGATTGCTAAAATTGGTCATAGGAAATGTACCTCCGAGACTCTCTACACCCAAATATACAAACGGGAAGGGAGTCCCTTTACGTTTGCGGATTGCGGGGGGTTTTTGGATACCCGAGGTGTAACCACAGATATACAGGTAGCCGCTTCCTTAAAATTAACTTTAGAAAATGCTAAAAATGTAAAATTGATCTTATGTTTTGATTCTTCTTTGGTTGCAAGCGATAGAGCGATCCATTTTGGCAAGACTGTTAATCTAGCGTTAGGGACTTTTTTAAGAAATTATAAAGAGCATCCTAATTCGGTATTAGTTTTGCTTACCAAACCTACTATAGATCCAGATGGACATCTATTTGATTCTCAAGATGCGTATGAAATCATAGAAGAGCTCATGCAAGACCTTCAGGCAGGGCCTCAAAAGGACTTATATCAGTTTTTGTTAAGAGAAAAAGGAAAATACCTGCAAGTTTATAATCCTTTAGAGGATGCGTCAAGAGATCATGTTCACGAGCTTCTAAAGCCGATGGCTTCTATCCAAAATACAAAAGAAGCTTTTCAAGTTGCCTATTCGGCTGATACGCAACTCAATCTGTTAGAGGAGATGATTAAGATAGCAGACAAAGCCAACCAAATCTATCAAGATCATGCTAGGCTAAGCAAAAAATTGGAAGAGGAGAGGCAAGAAGAAAAACGTCGTGAAGCCCAATTAACCAATCTACAAGCACAAAAAAACACTTTGGAAGAATCTATCAAAAAAGACGAAGAGTATATACGCTCTCACTCTGCAGCTCAAGTTTTAGACAAGCAATTAAAAGATTCAGACCAGGAATTGGCAAGATTAGATCAAGAAATCAAAAAAATTGAAACAGAGATAAAAGCAAAAGATACGACGGAAAGCATTCAGTATGTAAGCCATGGAGGAACCTTTTCAATTGAGTAG
- a CDS encoding FxsB family cyclophane-forming radical SAM/SPASM peptide maturase: MLTFLTEPKVTSLVVKVAARCNINCDYCYVFKHADQSYKKQPRLLNKVHIAAIAKQVNAYLLQTNIETMGICLHGGEPLLAGVDYLEDFFRTFHQWVESKDRLRFVIQTNGVLLSKNFLELFKKYQVGVSVSLDGPPSANDKHRLDHRGRSTYEKVFNAITLLKEDYKELFLGIISVIDPTNSPEEILDFFAAIDPPSYDLLFPDANHFVAPPGRELHANLYSDWIKKALHYWYTTHRKLPLRMFSNVYQAILGIPPESEFFGNGSISYLVIETDGSYHYSDLLKATYEGASHTGLHVESASIQEVLKAPVIQSYQSKLQMENQCVSCIKCPEFSICGSGQIAHRYGPKGFNHPTVYCREMLAMIHQARHLIFKDKAAEMMSNPELYTKEIVAAFLSDYAVHLLGVMIKEEVSVDLEINSASLHMLGNDYPTLQCRLINEIESKDFFKKDPEAKHTLQAALKHLQMAFPCFIREAHFISSSLSSQEIENRIERLYEQVALMENDQSACLYLPLQTREKKSLNSLDWAELILHEVLKAKLSIFNQHYPLVQPSLGSSPYYTEQAAAIKAFELAYRLAHSYRLWQNILALNSDKNIYHRLKQAKDLLLEALSHLEAAPLSRVGKEFLCAIADDFLPSQMSFSAST; the protein is encoded by the coding sequence ATGCTCACCTTCTTGACTGAACCTAAAGTCACTTCTCTAGTCGTTAAAGTGGCTGCAAGATGCAATATCAATTGTGATTATTGCTATGTTTTCAAGCACGCAGACCAAAGCTATAAAAAGCAACCGCGCTTGTTAAATAAAGTTCACATTGCAGCTATTGCTAAGCAAGTTAATGCCTATTTGCTTCAGACTAATATTGAAACAATGGGAATATGCTTGCACGGGGGAGAACCGTTATTAGCAGGTGTAGATTATTTAGAAGATTTTTTTAGAACTTTCCACCAATGGGTAGAAAGTAAAGATAGACTCCGTTTTGTTATTCAAACAAACGGAGTTCTATTGTCAAAAAATTTTCTGGAATTATTTAAAAAATACCAAGTGGGAGTGTCAGTAAGCTTGGATGGCCCTCCTTCGGCTAATGACAAACATCGCTTAGATCATCGAGGTCGCTCCACGTATGAAAAAGTTTTTAACGCAATTACCCTTCTAAAGGAGGATTACAAAGAGTTATTTTTAGGAATCATCAGTGTGATTGATCCTACTAATTCTCCCGAAGAAATTCTTGATTTTTTTGCTGCGATTGATCCCCCTAGCTATGACCTCCTCTTCCCAGACGCAAACCACTTTGTGGCTCCCCCGGGTAGAGAATTGCATGCTAATCTGTATAGCGATTGGATAAAGAAAGCCTTGCATTATTGGTATACAACTCACCGTAAGCTTCCCTTACGAATGTTTTCAAATGTATACCAAGCTATCCTAGGTATCCCTCCTGAATCGGAATTTTTTGGGAATGGAAGTATTAGTTATCTTGTTATTGAAACGGATGGAAGTTACCACTACTCCGATCTGCTAAAAGCAACTTATGAGGGAGCTTCCCATACAGGTTTGCACGTAGAGAGTGCCAGCATTCAAGAAGTCCTTAAAGCCCCCGTTATACAAAGCTATCAATCAAAACTGCAGATGGAAAATCAATGTGTGAGCTGCATTAAATGTCCCGAATTTAGTATTTGTGGCTCGGGCCAGATTGCTCACCGCTATGGGCCTAAAGGATTTAACCACCCCACGGTTTACTGTCGTGAGATGTTAGCGATGATTCATCAAGCTCGACATCTGATTTTTAAAGATAAAGCAGCTGAGATGATGAGCAATCCTGAGCTTTATACAAAAGAGATCGTGGCAGCCTTCTTATCCGATTATGCAGTGCATTTATTGGGCGTAATGATTAAAGAAGAAGTTTCGGTAGATTTAGAAATTAATTCCGCTTCCTTGCATATGTTAGGCAATGATTATCCAACTTTACAATGTCGCTTAATCAACGAAATAGAAAGTAAGGATTTTTTTAAAAAAGATCCGGAAGCAAAACATACACTACAAGCCGCATTGAAACATCTTCAAATGGCGTTTCCCTGTTTTATTAGAGAGGCTCATTTTATCTCCTCCTCTCTTTCTTCCCAAGAAATAGAAAATAGGATAGAGCGGTTATATGAGCAGGTAGCTTTAATGGAAAATGATCAATCCGCTTGCTTGTATTTACCTCTCCAAACTAGAGAGAAGAAAAGCCTTAACTCTTTAGATTGGGCCGAACTTATTCTTCATGAGGTTTTAAAGGCAAAATTATCTATTTTTAATCAACATTATCCTCTCGTTCAACCTTCTTTAGGCTCTTCACCCTATTATACCGAACAAGCTGCTGCGATAAAGGCTTTTGAGTTAGCTTATCGGTTAGCGCATTCTTATCGCTTATGGCAAAATATCCTCGCCCTTAACTCTGATAAGAATATTTATCATAGGCTTAAGCAAGCAAAAGATTTATTGTTAGAAGCCCTCTCTCACTTAGAAGCTGCGCCTCTTTCCAGGGTGGGAAAAGAATTTTTATGCGCTATAGCAGACGATTTCTTGCCAAGTCAGATGAGCTTCTCTGCCAGCACTTAA
- a CDS encoding UDP-N-acetylglucosamine diphosphorylase: MDFLSPSYFFDLTQYVHKGLFDSTDYVWTALDRLESYLEKISFQKQEAIISPSAHLVNPDKIHLGKGTIVEPGAYIQGPCWIGDRCKVRHGAYIRGFVVTGDDCVIGHDTEIIHSILFNHAHAAHFAYLGQSILGNHVNLGAGTKCANLKLDRQPVSVVVEGQSYKTGLRKLGAIVGDSSQIGCNVVLNPGTLLGKNVLCYPTLNCGGFVPSYHIVKSRKQLMTIPIQRGKHG, translated from the coding sequence ATGGATTTTCTTTCCCCTTCTTATTTCTTCGATTTAACCCAGTACGTCCATAAAGGTCTTTTCGATTCAACCGACTATGTGTGGACTGCCTTAGATCGATTAGAAAGCTATTTAGAAAAGATTTCGTTCCAAAAACAGGAGGCAATCATCTCCCCTTCTGCTCATTTGGTAAATCCAGATAAAATTCACCTGGGAAAAGGAACGATTGTGGAACCTGGGGCCTATATTCAAGGCCCTTGCTGGATAGGCGATCGTTGCAAGGTAAGACATGGAGCTTATATTAGAGGGTTTGTGGTTACAGGCGATGATTGCGTGATAGGACATGATACAGAAATCATCCACAGCATTTTGTTTAATCACGCGCATGCAGCGCATTTTGCCTATCTTGGCCAGTCTATCCTAGGAAATCATGTCAACTTGGGGGCAGGGACTAAATGTGCAAATCTAAAACTAGATCGTCAACCTGTCTCTGTAGTTGTGGAAGGGCAAAGCTACAAAACAGGCTTGAGAAAACTGGGGGCGATCGTGGGCGATTCTTCTCAGATTGGATGTAATGTGGTCCTAAATCCAGGGACTCTGCTTGGAAAAAATGTTTTATGCTATCCCACTCTTAATTGCGGGGGTTTTGTTCCTTCTTACCATATTGTAAAGTCGAGAAAACAATTGATGACAATACCGATTCAAAGAGGTAAACATGGTTAA
- a CDS encoding polyprenyl synthetase family protein yields the protein MNPFSVLLSYQAEVEAKIEQSIPILGVKSQIRDACEYALRNGGKRFRPALVLMVARALGKQADVSEAALAVEFFHTASLIADDLPCMDNEDERRNKPSLHKVFGEDVALLASYALIAEGYRYLAQNSETLQLQRVSFANRCGHLCVLAIQNVAHNTGLFGATGGQFLDIHEPNLSLSALKDIMHKKTVSLFEISFVLGWLFGGGELEKLPLVKAAASHFGMAFQIADDLSDMQQDLKNGRKANMGLLIGVEEAARMFHKETHSFLAVLQQLDIQGQELEALIKTLIQKTEECLA from the coding sequence GTGAATCCATTTTCTGTTCTTTTATCTTATCAGGCTGAAGTTGAGGCAAAAATTGAACAAAGTATCCCTATTTTAGGCGTCAAAAGCCAAATCAGGGATGCTTGTGAATACGCTCTTCGCAACGGAGGAAAACGTTTTAGGCCCGCCCTTGTTTTGATGGTTGCGAGGGCATTAGGCAAACAAGCAGATGTTTCTGAGGCAGCTTTAGCGGTGGAATTTTTTCATACCGCTTCTTTAATTGCCGATGATTTGCCCTGTATGGATAATGAGGATGAAAGAAGAAACAAACCTTCTCTCCACAAAGTATTTGGAGAAGACGTCGCTTTGTTGGCTAGCTATGCCTTAATTGCTGAGGGTTATCGGTATTTGGCCCAAAATAGTGAAACTCTTCAGCTTCAGCGAGTTTCCTTTGCCAATCGATGTGGCCATCTTTGTGTTTTAGCCATTCAAAACGTGGCGCACAACACAGGGCTTTTTGGAGCCACGGGGGGGCAATTTTTAGATATTCATGAGCCTAACCTTTCTCTATCCGCTTTGAAAGACATCATGCATAAGAAAACAGTTTCTTTGTTTGAAATCTCTTTTGTACTGGGATGGCTATTTGGTGGCGGAGAACTAGAAAAGCTGCCTTTAGTAAAAGCTGCCGCATCCCATTTTGGGATGGCTTTTCAAATTGCCGATGATTTGAGCGATATGCAGCAAGATCTAAAAAATGGACGAAAAGCCAACATGGGGCTTTTAATAGGAGTTGAAGAAGCGGCGAGGATGTTCCACAAGGAAACCCATTCTTTTCTTGCTGTTTTACAGCAGCTTGATATTCAGGGACAAGAACTTGAAGCTTTAATCAAGACACTCATCCAAAAAACAGAAGAGTGTCTTGCTTAA